In the Flavisolibacter tropicus genome, one interval contains:
- a CDS encoding M1 family metallopeptidase, with product MKHLFFSFLLLGALSASAQPDRWQQRVKYTMKVDMDVQSNQFTGKQKLEYWNNSPDTLKRVFYHLYWNAFQPNSMMDVRSRRQGTIVLRQDRNGRDIVDWDGRVQDRIANLSKENIGYQKILTLKMDGRPQKFNYHETILEVVLDRPILPKSKVTFDMDWEGQVPEQIRRSGRDNPSTGVRYTMTQWYPKMSEYDYEGWHPTPYVAREFYGVWGDYDVTIKIDKSYVLGGSGNLQNPNSVGYGYEEKGAKVTRPAGDKLTWHFNAPNVHDFAWAADPEYKHISRKAIDGITINVLYNGKPTQEAFDNLSPAAKADYKNDYNNYVAGWDAQWEAVADAAVTVYPFIKAHFGAYPYKQYSFIHGGDGGMEYPNCTMIVGPGLGTAFHEWMHTWYQMMLGTNESLYPWMDEGFTEYATNLVEEYYRQQVVRKNLANNPTALRRSDSTFQNSLPLYQAPNYGGYLALAKSGKEEPLTTHADHYNTNYAYTNAAYNKGAVFMEQLGYIIGAPARDRVLLDYYRQWHFKHPNVNDFMRIAEKQSNMQLDWYRMYWVNTTKKIDYGIDSLYEQNGATNIRLRRVNEMPMPIDVKVTFKDGTSEWHYIPMYLMFGAKPAEEGQSPRTVYESWKWTHPTYEIQTKRKLSDITTVEIDPSQRMADIDRKNNKLELKW from the coding sequence ATGAAACATCTCTTTTTCTCTTTTTTACTATTAGGAGCTCTAAGCGCTTCAGCACAGCCCGACCGTTGGCAACAACGCGTTAAGTACACAATGAAAGTAGACATGGATGTACAGAGCAACCAGTTTACTGGCAAACAAAAACTAGAATACTGGAACAACTCGCCCGACACATTAAAAAGGGTGTTTTATCATTTGTACTGGAATGCATTTCAGCCCAATAGCATGATGGATGTACGCAGCCGCCGTCAAGGAACCATTGTATTGCGCCAGGATAGAAATGGCCGCGATATTGTGGATTGGGATGGCCGTGTGCAAGACCGTATTGCCAACCTTTCCAAAGAAAATATAGGCTACCAAAAGATCCTAACATTAAAAATGGACGGTCGCCCACAAAAGTTCAACTACCATGAAACCATTCTGGAAGTAGTACTGGACCGCCCTATTCTACCCAAGAGCAAAGTAACCTTTGATATGGATTGGGAAGGTCAGGTGCCTGAGCAGATCCGCCGCTCCGGACGTGACAACCCCTCAACCGGCGTTCGCTATACTATGACACAGTGGTATCCGAAGATGTCAGAATATGATTATGAAGGCTGGCATCCTACGCCTTACGTAGCACGTGAGTTTTATGGCGTTTGGGGTGACTATGATGTTACCATCAAGATCGACAAGAGTTACGTATTGGGTGGCTCTGGCAATCTGCAAAATCCTAATAGCGTAGGTTATGGCTACGAAGAGAAAGGTGCTAAAGTAACACGCCCTGCCGGCGACAAACTAACCTGGCACTTCAATGCCCCTAATGTGCATGATTTTGCCTGGGCTGCAGATCCTGAGTACAAACATATCAGCCGGAAAGCAATAGATGGTATTACCATCAACGTATTGTATAACGGTAAGCCTACACAGGAGGCATTTGACAACCTGAGCCCGGCAGCTAAAGCCGATTATAAAAACGACTACAATAATTACGTAGCGGGTTGGGACGCCCAATGGGAAGCCGTTGCTGATGCAGCTGTAACTGTTTATCCCTTTATTAAAGCACACTTTGGTGCTTATCCTTATAAGCAATACTCTTTTATTCATGGTGGTGATGGCGGTATGGAATACCCCAACTGTACTATGATTGTTGGCCCAGGACTCGGTACCGCTTTCCATGAGTGGATGCATACCTGGTATCAAATGATGCTGGGCACAAACGAATCATTATATCCCTGGATGGATGAAGGCTTTACTGAGTATGCTACCAACCTGGTAGAGGAATATTATCGCCAGCAAGTAGTTCGCAAAAACCTGGCAAATAATCCTACAGCTTTACGCAGGTCAGATTCAACGTTCCAGAACTCCTTACCATTATATCAAGCGCCCAATTATGGTGGCTATCTGGCATTAGCCAAAAGCGGCAAAGAAGAACCACTGACCACACATGCCGATCATTACAATACTAACTATGCTTATACCAACGCTGCCTACAATAAAGGAGCTGTATTCATGGAACAGTTAGGATACATTATTGGTGCACCTGCACGTGATAGAGTATTACTAGACTACTACCGTCAATGGCATTTTAAGCATCCAAACGTAAACGACTTCATGCGTATTGCTGAAAAACAAAGCAATATGCAGTTGGATTGGTACCGCATGTATTGGGTAAATACAACTAAGAAGATTGATTATGGCATTGATAGTTTATATGAGCAAAATGGTGCTACAAATATCCGTTTACGTCGTGTAAATGAAATGCCTATGCCAATAGATGTAAAGGTGACCTTTAAAGATGGTACCAGCGAATGGCATTACATACCTATGTATTTAATGTTTGGCGCAAAGCCAGCTGAAGAAGGTCAGTCTCCACGCACGGTTTATGAATCCTGGAAATGGACACATCCTACCTACGAGATTCAAACCAAGCGTAAACTATCTGACATTACAACTGTTGAAATCGATCCATCACAGCGCATGGCCGATATTGATAGAAAGAATAATAAGCTGGAATTGAAGTGGTAG
- a CDS encoding cob(I)yrinic acid a,c-diamide adenosyltransferase yields the protein MAKIYTKTGDKGTTSLIGGTKVTKSHIRIETYGTVDELNSWVGVVSDHLTDSATKQTLKEVQDRLFTVGSSLACDPDKEPKLKIPDLHESDVEFLEKEIDRMNEILEPMRSFILPGGAPAVSFAHVARCVCRRAERLCVAMQQEELEIEALVLKYLNRLSDYLFVVARYAGHLLKAEEVKWKPRV from the coding sequence ATGGCAAAGATTTATACTAAGACTGGCGATAAGGGAACAACTTCTCTTATAGGTGGCACTAAGGTTACAAAAAGTCATATTCGTATTGAAACATATGGTACGGTAGACGAATTGAATTCCTGGGTAGGAGTAGTGAGTGATCATCTCACGGATAGTGCTACTAAACAAACATTGAAAGAAGTACAGGATCGTCTTTTTACCGTTGGTTCCTCATTGGCTTGTGATCCAGATAAAGAACCCAAGCTTAAGATCCCAGACCTACACGAGAGTGATGTGGAATTTTTAGAAAAAGAGATTGACCGCATGAATGAAATACTGGAACCCATGCGTTCCTTCATATTGCCTGGCGGTGCTCCTGCCGTTTCATTTGCTCATGTAGCCCGCTGTGTATGCCGGCGAGCGGAGCGACTTTGTGTAGCGATGCAGCAGGAAGAGTTAGAAATTGAAGCCTTAGTATTGAAATACCTGAACCGTCTGAGTGATTATTTGTTTGTGGTTGCCCGGTATGCAGGGCATTTGCTGAAGGCAGAAGAAGTGAAGTGGAAGCCGAGGGTTTGA
- a CDS encoding ABC transporter ATP-binding protein, which yields MQGIIELHDIRKNYYLGKQVIEVLKGISLSIKRGDYVALMGPSGSGKSTLMNILGCLDTPTAGNYILNGQDVSKMEDNDLADVRNKEIGFVFQQFNLLPRLTAAENVALPLVYAGVPKKLRMERAMAVLEKVNLADRSHHKPNEMSGGQNQRVAIARALVNNPSIILADEPTGNLDTKTSYEIMDIFGKIHSTGNTVVLVTHEEDIAKHAHRIIRLRDGVIETDKRRELSVIV from the coding sequence ATGCAAGGCATAATTGAATTACACGACATACGTAAAAATTACTATCTCGGCAAACAAGTCATTGAGGTGCTAAAAGGCATTTCATTATCTATCAAAAGGGGAGATTACGTGGCATTGATGGGACCATCAGGTTCTGGTAAAAGCACGCTCATGAACATATTGGGATGCTTGGATACGCCTACCGCAGGCAATTATATTCTGAATGGTCAAGACGTCAGTAAAATGGAAGACAATGATCTGGCGGATGTACGTAATAAAGAAATTGGGTTTGTTTTCCAACAGTTTAACCTGCTGCCTCGCCTTACCGCTGCTGAAAATGTAGCTCTGCCACTGGTTTACGCCGGTGTACCTAAAAAGCTGCGGATGGAGCGTGCAATGGCCGTTTTGGAAAAGGTGAATTTGGCTGATCGTAGTCATCATAAGCCGAATGAGATGAGTGGCGGACAAAACCAGCGGGTAGCCATTGCCAGGGCCTTAGTGAACAACCCTTCGATAATATTGGCAGACGAGCCTACAGGTAACCTTGATACTAAGACCTCATATGAGATCATGGATATATTTGGAAAGATCCATTCTACAGGTAATACCGTAGTATTGGTAACCCATGAAGAAGATATAGCCAAACATGCACACCGTATTATACGGCTGCGCGACGGTGTTATTGAAACGGATAAGCGTAGAGAATTGTCTGTAATCGTGTAA
- a CDS encoding DUF1003 domain-containing protein: MKKEEIDHLFKAEKEQLHKLHDIIKQSMQDEESIVENLLHPPQEILTPGQTISDKVARFGGSWTFIITFLLILVAWIVYNSLLPNNERFDPYPFILMNLVLSCIAALQAPIIMMSQNRQEEKDRQRAQNDYMVNMKAELEIRSLHQKIDLLLQEQMKTLYEIQQKQMDLLNQIQSKLASHEQQ, encoded by the coding sequence ATGAAAAAGGAAGAAATAGACCATCTCTTTAAAGCCGAGAAAGAACAGTTGCACAAACTGCATGATATCATTAAGCAATCCATGCAAGATGAAGAGTCGATTGTTGAAAACCTTTTGCACCCACCACAAGAAATTCTTACTCCCGGTCAAACGATTTCTGATAAAGTAGCTCGTTTCGGAGGAAGCTGGACTTTCATTATTACCTTTTTGCTGATACTTGTAGCATGGATCGTGTATAATTCATTATTGCCGAATAATGAGCGTTTTGATCCCTATCCTTTTATTTTGATGAACCTGGTATTGTCTTGTATTGCGGCCTTGCAAGCCCCGATCATTATGATGAGTCAAAACCGACAGGAAGAAAAGGATCGGCAACGGGCACAAAATGACTATATGGTAAATATGAAGGCTGAATTGGAGATTAGAAGTCTGCACCAAAAGATTGATCTATTGCTACAAGAGCAAATGAAAACACTATATGAAATTCAGCAAAAACAAATGGATCTGCTAAATCAAATCCAGTCAAAGCTGGCCTCCCATGAACAACAATGA
- a CDS encoding ABC transporter ATP-binding protein, translating to MYILWKYLQPQRTLIFYSLLLAAAAQLLSLIDPIIFGKIIDDYATNAHSRPQEELINGVLLWLGVAIGIALLARLAKAFQDYTTRLAVARFGMQIFNDGLRQTLRLSFQEFEESRSGETLSILQKVKTDTERFVSSFINVLFSSIVGIGFLIWYSITKNWLLIPVFVVGILVLGSLTGLLSKRIKTVQRSINRETNKMSGVITESLRNIELVKSLGLTFPEIRRLREQTQKIFDLEMVKVRKVRTLSFLQGTTLNLLRQSILFILLWLIFRNVLTTGELITMQFISTGIFGPLQDLGNIILQYREVEASIHSFDTLMHKPIEERPENPVEIGELNSLQFENVVFRHKTANHNAIDGISFKVKAGETIAFVGPSGSGKSTLVKLLVGLYKPVSGAIYFNNELFSDIRYNQLRRQIGFVTQDTQLYAGTIKENLLFVKPDATDEDILQALNHASTQQLLARSSHGIDTMLGENGMKLSGGEKQRISIARALLRHPRLLIFDEATSALDSLTEEDITNTIRQVSASREQMTILIAHRLSTIMHADVIYVLERGKVVEIGTHYDLINQKGLYYAMWRQQVGERRVSDERVS from the coding sequence ATGTATATTTTATGGAAGTATCTACAACCACAACGAACCCTAATTTTCTATTCCTTACTACTAGCTGCAGCAGCTCAATTATTAAGTTTAATTGACCCCATAATATTCGGGAAGATCATAGATGACTATGCTACTAATGCTCATAGCAGGCCGCAAGAAGAGCTCATCAACGGTGTACTACTTTGGTTAGGTGTAGCTATTGGCATTGCCCTACTGGCAAGGTTGGCAAAGGCATTTCAAGATTATACTACCCGCTTGGCAGTAGCAAGGTTTGGTATGCAGATCTTTAATGATGGTCTTCGACAAACATTGCGTTTATCTTTTCAGGAGTTTGAAGAGAGTCGCAGTGGTGAAACTTTGTCCATTTTACAAAAAGTAAAAACCGATACAGAACGCTTTGTTTCCTCCTTTATCAACGTTCTCTTTTCTTCTATTGTCGGTATTGGGTTTCTAATTTGGTATAGCATTACCAAAAACTGGTTGCTGATCCCTGTATTTGTTGTTGGTATTTTAGTCCTGGGTTCACTTACCGGCTTGCTCTCCAAACGCATTAAAACCGTGCAGCGTTCCATAAACCGGGAAACCAATAAAATGTCTGGTGTTATTACCGAAAGTCTGCGGAATATAGAGCTGGTAAAAAGTCTTGGACTTACATTCCCAGAGATACGCCGCTTGCGCGAGCAAACACAGAAGATTTTTGATCTGGAAATGGTAAAAGTGCGCAAAGTGCGTACACTCTCTTTCCTTCAAGGAACCACACTGAACCTGCTACGGCAATCGATCCTATTTATTTTGCTCTGGCTAATATTCAGAAATGTGTTGACTACCGGTGAATTGATAACCATGCAGTTTATTTCTACTGGCATTTTTGGACCGCTGCAAGACCTTGGTAATATTATTCTTCAATACCGGGAAGTGGAAGCATCAATTCACAGTTTTGATACACTAATGCATAAGCCTATCGAAGAACGGCCTGAGAATCCTGTGGAGATTGGAGAGTTGAACAGTCTTCAATTTGAGAACGTTGTCTTTCGGCATAAAACGGCTAACCATAATGCAATTGATGGAATATCCTTTAAGGTTAAGGCCGGTGAGACTATTGCTTTTGTGGGGCCTTCTGGCTCAGGAAAATCAACGCTGGTGAAGTTATTGGTGGGACTATATAAGCCGGTAAGCGGGGCTATTTATTTCAATAATGAATTGTTTTCTGACATACGATATAATCAATTACGGAGACAGATTGGCTTTGTTACGCAAGACACACAATTGTATGCCGGTACCATTAAAGAGAACTTGCTCTTTGTAAAGCCTGACGCTACTGATGAAGATATCTTGCAAGCCTTGAATCATGCTTCTACACAGCAACTGTTAGCCCGCTCTTCACATGGTATTGATACCATGCTAGGGGAAAATGGTATGAAGCTGTCTGGTGGTGAAAAGCAACGCATTTCTATCGCTAGAGCACTTTTGCGCCATCCACGGCTACTGATTTTTGATGAAGCAACATCTGCTTTAGACTCTCTTACAGAAGAAGACATTACTAATACGATTCGCCAGGTTTCGGCTAGCCGGGAACAAATGACCATACTGATAGCCCACCGTTTGTCCACTATCATGCATGCCGATGTGATTTATGTATTGGAGCGCGGCAAGGTAGTAGAAATAGGGACACACTATGATCTGATCAACCAGAAAGGGCTTTACTATGCCATGTGGCGACAGCAAGTAGGAGAGCGACGTGTTAGCGACGAGCGCGTATCATAG
- a CDS encoding HEAT repeat domain-containing protein, protein MGFYQLSKEVRQQKVAEMNRAIFDDLQLGHDDQLITYFSDEDTYIRKTAYLAVGKIYKTKKVLQSAILRVLEVLAEYANEKIRQTAINAAGEIGIINFAPIEHLMEKGLFDAHHSVRNAVIGSIKKMGEKNPEPVLAFAKRFLHHEDKEIRREICHGIELRGRTHPQDILPLLKELEHDKTARVRNTLVHVLGQISYKKDCLATVILHLKTWENEDVVKKALDEIIDVHDRYKDFSALTQKQAKDYIDLHYFQNH, encoded by the coding sequence ATGGGCTTTTATCAACTATCGAAAGAAGTACGGCAGCAAAAGGTGGCTGAAATGAATCGGGCTATTTTTGATGATCTGCAATTGGGGCATGATGATCAGTTGATAACGTATTTCTCCGATGAGGATACTTACATCCGGAAGACAGCCTATTTAGCTGTTGGTAAAATCTACAAAACAAAGAAAGTACTTCAGTCTGCCATTCTAAGAGTATTAGAGGTTCTTGCTGAATATGCGAATGAGAAAATAAGACAAACGGCTATCAATGCTGCCGGTGAAATTGGGATCATTAACTTTGCACCCATTGAGCATTTGATGGAGAAGGGATTGTTTGATGCACATCATTCGGTTCGGAATGCGGTTATTGGATCCATAAAGAAAATGGGGGAGAAGAACCCTGAACCAGTGCTTGCATTTGCCAAGCGTTTTTTGCATCATGAGGATAAAGAGATACGCCGGGAGATTTGTCATGGCATTGAGCTGCGCGGCCGTACCCATCCTCAGGATATTCTACCATTACTAAAAGAGCTGGAGCATGATAAAACAGCCAGAGTGCGAAATACGCTGGTACATGTGCTGGGGCAAATCAGTTATAAGAAAGACTGCCTGGCAACCGTAATACTCCACTTGAAAACCTGGGAGAATGAAGATGTTGTAAAAAAAGCATTGGACGAAATAATAGACGTTCACGATCGCTATAAAGACTTTTCTGCATTAACACAGAAACAGGCTAAGGACTATATTGACCTGCACTACTTTCAAAACCATTAA
- the tgt gene encoding tRNA guanosine(34) transglycosylase Tgt yields MLAVSCGAMPALQFQLEITDAKSAARAGTITTDHGTIQTPIFMPVGTIGSVKAVTQQQLADPIKAQIILGNTYHLYLRPGMQVMEKAGGLHQFMNWNKPILTDSGGFQVFSLAGNRKINEEGVMFQSHIDGSKHLFTPEKVMDIERTIGADIMMAFDECPPANAEYKYALNSMNLTHRWLDRCFKHFNATPDKYGHTQNLFPIVQGAVHHDLRKASCEYIASKEATGNAIGGLSVGEPEPVMYEICQLCCENLPTQKPRYLMGVGTPWNILECIALGIDMFDCVMPTRNGRNAMLFTSKGIINIDNKKWEYDFSPIDDGIDCEWSHYYSKSYVRHLFKASEILGLTIASVQNLAFYLWLVKEARKHIQQGDFLAWKNEMVPVLKTRL; encoded by the coding sequence ATGCTCGCCGTATCTTGCGGCGCTATGCCAGCTTTACAGTTTCAATTAGAAATAACCGATGCCAAAAGTGCCGCCCGTGCCGGCACAATTACTACTGACCATGGTACCATTCAAACACCCATATTTATGCCGGTGGGTACTATTGGTAGTGTGAAAGCAGTGACCCAGCAGCAATTGGCAGATCCCATAAAGGCTCAAATTATCTTGGGAAATACCTATCATTTATATCTACGCCCGGGTATGCAGGTAATGGAGAAAGCCGGCGGCTTACACCAATTTATGAATTGGAACAAGCCTATTCTTACGGATAGTGGTGGGTTCCAGGTATTTTCTTTAGCTGGCAACAGGAAGATCAATGAGGAAGGTGTGATGTTTCAAAGCCATATTGATGGTAGTAAACATTTATTTACGCCAGAAAAGGTAATGGATATAGAGCGCACGATTGGCGCTGATATCATGATGGCTTTTGATGAGTGTCCGCCCGCTAATGCGGAATACAAGTATGCATTGAATTCTATGAACCTGACGCATCGCTGGCTGGATCGTTGTTTCAAACATTTTAATGCAACGCCTGATAAGTATGGCCATACTCAAAACCTTTTTCCCATTGTTCAAGGGGCGGTACATCATGACTTGCGTAAGGCATCGTGTGAATATATTGCTTCTAAAGAGGCTACAGGTAATGCCATTGGTGGATTAAGCGTGGGTGAACCGGAGCCGGTGATGTACGAGATCTGTCAGCTTTGCTGTGAAAACCTACCTACTCAAAAGCCTCGCTACCTGATGGGAGTGGGCACGCCTTGGAATATTTTGGAATGTATAGCATTGGGCATTGATATGTTTGATTGTGTAATGCCTACCCGCAATGGGCGCAATGCCATGCTGTTTACGTCTAAAGGCATCATCAATATTGACAATAAAAAGTGGGAGTATGATTTCTCTCCAATTGATGATGGTATTGATTGCGAGTGGAGTCATTATTACAGCAAGTCCTATGTGCGGCACCTGTTTAAGGCCAGCGAGATATTGGGATTAACTATTGCATCAGTACAAAACCTGGCGTTCTACCTATGGCTGGTGAAGGAGGCGCGTAAGCATATACAACAAGGCGACTTCCTAGCGTGGAAGAATGAAATGGTGCCGGTATTAAAAACCAGATTATAG
- a CDS encoding glycosyltransferase, whose translation MSIDITWQLVLFAVFVFVILIQLFYYVFFFRRVAKYQPQEKEHNQQHPVSVVICARDEDENLARHLPGVLVQRYPTTHEVIVVNDNSVDDSKYLLAELQKTFRHLQVIDLEQEGKLIAGKKFPLSIGIKEAKHEVVLLTDADCVPATEDWMYSMQHAFSDGVEIVLGYGAYKRLPGFLNKVIRFETFHTALQYFGYALAGKPYMGVGRNLAYRKSLFFKNKGFSSINHIPSGDDDLFINKVATKHNTAVVLDPESFTVSQPKQTWKDWKRQKNRHYSTGKFYKKSHQFLLALYTATLFLVYPLFIASMIFFDWRWTLIPFVIRLIVVAINWKKTMKRLGEEDLFPLFLFWDIWLFFYYILFAPAVWRKPKKTWQ comes from the coding sequence ATGAGTATTGATATTACCTGGCAACTGGTACTGTTTGCCGTGTTTGTCTTTGTTATTCTGATCCAGTTGTTCTATTATGTTTTCTTTTTTAGAAGGGTGGCTAAGTACCAGCCCCAAGAAAAAGAACACAATCAGCAACATCCGGTTTCAGTAGTAATTTGTGCCCGTGATGAAGATGAAAACCTGGCCCGCCATTTACCCGGCGTGCTGGTACAGCGCTATCCTACCACCCACGAAGTAATTGTGGTCAATGACAACTCTGTCGATGACAGTAAGTACCTTTTAGCCGAATTACAGAAAACATTTCGTCACTTACAGGTCATTGACCTAGAGCAAGAAGGCAAGCTGATTGCAGGTAAAAAGTTTCCCCTATCTATTGGTATTAAGGAGGCCAAGCACGAGGTGGTATTATTGACCGATGCGGACTGTGTACCTGCTACAGAAGACTGGATGTACTCTATGCAGCATGCATTCAGTGACGGTGTTGAAATTGTATTAGGCTATGGAGCGTACAAAAGGCTACCAGGTTTTTTAAATAAGGTCATTCGCTTTGAAACCTTCCATACCGCCCTGCAGTACTTTGGCTACGCACTGGCAGGTAAGCCTTATATGGGCGTTGGACGCAATCTGGCCTACCGGAAATCACTCTTCTTTAAGAATAAAGGCTTTTCGTCTATCAACCATATTCCCAGTGGTGATGATGATTTGTTTATCAACAAAGTAGCCACCAAGCACAATACAGCAGTGGTACTAGACCCAGAGTCCTTTACCGTTTCCCAACCCAAGCAAACCTGGAAGGACTGGAAGCGTCAAAAAAACCGTCACTACTCTACAGGCAAGTTTTATAAAAAGTCGCATCAGTTTTTATTAGCACTTTATACTGCTACCCTTTTCTTGGTGTACCCGCTGTTCATAGCGTCCATGATCTTTTTTGACTGGCGCTGGACTTTAATACCTTTTGTAATTCGCCTAATTGTAGTAGCAATAAACTGGAAGAAAACGATGAAGCGGTTAGGCGAGGAAGACCTGTTCCCATTGTTTCTATTCTGGGATATTTGGCTTTTCTTTTATTATATCCTTTTTGCCCCAGCAGTATGGCGCAAACCTAAAAAGACTTGGCAGTAA
- a CDS encoding ferritin-like domain-containing protein, producing the protein MARTSSRTKKAKNAGAGANDSLLQELFLDSLKDIYYAEKAILKALPKMKRAATSQELAAAFEEHLEVTEGQVGRLEQIFESIDEKVRSKKCDAIEGLIKEAQSIIEDTDKGTSTRDVGLILAAQKVEHYEIATYGGLRQLAETLGYSEAVELLQQTLDEEKETDLKLTDIAENNINYEAAEEEE; encoded by the coding sequence ATGGCAAGAACAAGTTCAAGAACGAAGAAAGCCAAAAATGCAGGAGCGGGAGCAAATGATTCTTTATTACAGGAATTGTTCCTGGATTCTCTGAAAGATATTTATTACGCAGAAAAAGCAATTTTAAAGGCGCTTCCAAAGATGAAAAGAGCGGCCACTTCACAAGAGTTGGCAGCAGCATTTGAAGAGCACTTGGAAGTAACTGAAGGACAAGTTGGACGCTTGGAACAAATATTTGAATCTATTGATGAAAAAGTGCGTAGCAAGAAATGCGATGCTATTGAAGGCTTGATCAAAGAGGCTCAAAGTATTATAGAAGATACGGATAAGGGCACTTCAACCAGGGATGTAGGACTGATCCTTGCAGCTCAAAAGGTAGAGCATTATGAAATTGCTACGTATGGGGGGCTGCGTCAATTAGCTGAAACCTTAGGTTATTCCGAAGCCGTTGAATTACTGCAGCAGACTTTAGATGAAGAAAAAGAAACAGATCTTAAGCTGACAGATATTGCAGAAAACAATATCAATTATGAGGCTGCAGAAGAAGAGGAATAA
- the rsmG gene encoding 16S rRNA (guanine(527)-N(7))-methyltransferase RsmG, translating to MSAPTVDIVLKYFSDFSPKQVDQLRALGDLYTEWNAKINVISRKDIESLYEKHILHSLTIAAIFDFPKGLQIIDIGTGGGFPGVPLAIFFPEVQFHLVDSVGKKLKIIEAVKEAINLPNVTTQHTRVEEIKNRKFDFVVSRAVAPLKDLWTWSKPLLKNTQFTVEGPTSDEVYKSGLICLKGGDLAQEISESGTRPRMIEISSLFDEEYFKEKYLVYVKA from the coding sequence ATGAGTGCACCTACCGTTGATATTGTATTAAAATATTTCTCTGATTTTTCTCCTAAGCAAGTAGATCAGTTACGCGCGCTAGGCGATCTATATACCGAGTGGAACGCTAAGATCAACGTCATTTCCCGTAAAGACATTGAGAGCCTTTACGAAAAACATATCCTGCACTCACTAACTATTGCAGCCATATTCGACTTTCCCAAAGGCCTTCAAATCATTGACATTGGTACAGGCGGCGGGTTTCCAGGCGTACCACTAGCCATCTTTTTTCCAGAAGTACAGTTTCACCTGGTAGATAGTGTAGGTAAAAAACTAAAGATCATTGAAGCGGTGAAAGAGGCCATCAACCTGCCCAATGTAACCACTCAACACACCCGTGTGGAAGAGATTAAAAACCGCAAGTTCGACTTCGTAGTAAGCCGTGCTGTAGCTCCTTTAAAAGATCTTTGGACCTGGAGTAAGCCGTTGTTAAAAAACACTCAGTTTACGGTTGAAGGCCCTACAAGCGATGAGGTATATAAATCCGGCCTTATTTGCCTTAAAGGCGGTGACCTGGCCCAGGAGATCTCCGAAAGCGGCACGCGCCCCCGAATGATCGAGATCAGCAGCCTTTTTGATGAAGAATACTTTAAGGAGAAGTATTTGGTGTATGTAAAAGCCTAA
- a CDS encoding ABC transporter ATP-binding protein — translation MSVLVATDIHKRFGTVEVLKGVDLSIQKGEIVSIVGPSGSGKSTLLHILGTLDKPDRGQVMLNNANVTALTGKKLAQFRNHHIGFVFQFHHLLPEFSALENVCIPGWMAGTKKQVVKDRAVELLGLLGLSHRLDHKPNAMSGGEQQRVAVARALINNPDILFADEPTGNLDSANARELHQLFFDLRKNFGQTFLIVTHNEELAQLSDRTVHMKDGKILDASAVA, via the coding sequence ATGAGTGTATTAGTAGCAACAGATATTCATAAGCGATTTGGCACGGTTGAGGTCTTAAAAGGAGTGGATTTATCCATACAAAAGGGTGAAATTGTCAGTATTGTGGGGCCTTCTGGCTCAGGTAAGAGTACTTTATTACATATATTGGGAACGCTGGATAAGCCGGATCGAGGGCAGGTAATGCTCAATAACGCAAATGTAACAGCGCTAACAGGTAAGAAGCTAGCTCAGTTTCGCAACCACCACATTGGCTTTGTCTTTCAGTTTCACCATTTACTCCCTGAATTCTCCGCTCTGGAAAATGTATGCATACCAGGCTGGATGGCAGGCACAAAGAAGCAGGTTGTAAAGGACCGGGCGGTAGAATTATTGGGCTTGCTTGGTTTGAGCCACCGGTTGGATCATAAACCCAATGCCATGTCTGGTGGGGAGCAACAAAGGGTAGCTGTAGCTAGGGCCCTGATAAATAACCCTGATATTTTATTTGCCGATGAGCCCACTGGTAATTTGGACTCTGCCAATGCAAGAGAGCTGCACCAGTTATTCTTTGACCTGCGTAAGAACTTTGGACAAACCTTCCTGATTGTAACCCACAATGAAGAGCTGGCTCAATTGAGCGATCGCACGGTACACATGAAAGATGGAAAGATACTGGATGCTTCGGCCGTGGCCTAA